One window of Phoenix dactylifera cultivar Barhee BC4 chromosome 5, palm_55x_up_171113_PBpolish2nd_filt_p, whole genome shotgun sequence genomic DNA carries:
- the LOC103703648 gene encoding probable acetyltransferase NATA1-like → MSSSSAAASAATPEQPAAVWARIRLADSWDVPHIHRLIRQMAEFEKLTHLFSATESSLSSTLFPSPPPPPFHSFTVLILELSTNPFSQGDEEPKDAANPSLFRPIVRRVELKSPVEDPEAAEFASPRGGGAVVVGFVLCFPNYSTFLAKPGLYVEDIFVRAAWRRRGFGRILLSAVAAQAAKMGMGRVEWCVLDWNANAISFYEEMGAEVLPQWRICRLTGEALQGYGVEDGDRS, encoded by the coding sequence atgtcctcctcctccgccgccgcctccgccgccacACCGGAGCAACCAGCCGCCGTGTGGGCTCGGATCCGTCTCGCCGACAGCTGGGACGTGCCCCACATCCACCGCCTCATCCGCCAGAtggcagagttcgagaagctgaCCCACCTCTTCTCCGCCACCGAGTCCTCCCTGTCCTCCAccctcttcccctctcctccacctccgccctTCCACTCCTTCACCGTCCTCATTCTCGAGCTCTCCACGAATCCCTTCTCCCAAGGCGACGAAGAGCCCAAAGACGCGGCgaacccctctctcttccgccCGATCGTCCGGCGGGTGGAGCTGAAGTCCCCAGTGGAGGACCCGGAGGCAGCGGAGTTCGCGTCGCCGCGCGGCGGAGGGGCGGTGGTGGTGGGGTTCGTGCTGTGCTTCCCTAACTACTCGACGTTCCTGGCGAAGCCGGGGCTGTACGTGGAGGATATATTTGTGAGGGCGGCGTGGCGGCGGAGGGGGTTTGGGCGGATTCTGCTGTCGGCGGTGGCGGCGCAGGCGGCGAAGATGGGGATGGGGCGGGTGGAGTGGTGCGTGCTCGATTGGAACGCGAATGCGATTAGCTTCTACGAGGAGATGGGGGCGGAGGTGCTGCCGCAGTGGCGGATCTGCCGGCTTACTGGAGAGGCCCTTCAGGGTTATGGGGTGGAGGACGGTGACCGGAGTTAG